A genome region from Sphingobium sp. WTD-1 includes the following:
- a CDS encoding multidrug efflux SMR transporter, translating into MAWVILGIAVFTEIIWALSLKWAATVGSWQASAVPIGLSFLNMGLLALAMRDLPAGTAYAIWTGLGAVGVIIGGMILYGDRVNMAQIGFMAMIVIGVVGTKLSAQA; encoded by the coding sequence TTGGCCTGGGTCATTCTCGGCATTGCCGTATTCACCGAAATCATCTGGGCATTGAGCCTCAAATGGGCCGCCACTGTCGGCAGCTGGCAGGCATCGGCCGTGCCGATCGGCCTCAGCTTCCTCAACATGGGCTTGCTGGCGCTGGCGATGCGGGATCTGCCGGCGGGCACCGCCTATGCGATCTGGACGGGCCTGGGCGCCGTGGGCGTCATCATCGGCGGCATGATTCTCTATGGCGATCGGGTCAACATGGCCCAGATCGGTTTCATGGCGATGATCGTGATCGGCGTGGTCGGCACCAAATTGTCGGCCCAGGCGTGA